Below is a genomic region from Henckelia pumila isolate YLH828 chromosome 3, ASM3356847v2, whole genome shotgun sequence.
CATTTAGCCTCAGCCATTTACAATTAATTAGCTGGCCCTAACTACTGTCCAATATTAATCAAGTCGAGGGggaaaaaatccaaatttttcgATCTTACGAACCGGAAAATTTCATCCTACCCCATGGATTTTACCCTATGTGCATATAGATGGAAGCAGATGATTAGTCAAATTATGCGGGCCCCCATGATTTAGACCAATGAAAGAGTTCCACCTACCCCATGAAATAATGCCCATAGGATATGATCGAATATCTATTATGAATCCTTGTATAGTTTTACCTCGAAAACTATGTTAGCTCTTCTACGATACATGCATGTAATAATATAACTTACTAAACGGTAAAGGAATTTGTTTACTAGTTTATGGAAGGGTTCCCTAAAAAACGTATATAGGATATTTCAAACGTTATTTTattctttatattttattatatatatatatatatatttgaaataaagTGTGGGGTTATGTAGGGTTTCCCCACACGGCCACACGCTAGCTGTTAATGTTTGGTCGGTCctcttaaaataatttaaagtatgatatatatagcTGAATTTCCCAGACTTTCATGCATGAATTGTATACAAATCAACAAATACAAGCCCACACGCGAAATGTTGGCATATACATTCTCATGCGAAATGTTGGCATATACATTCTCATTTAGATTCGCATAAGGAGCAAATTAACACAAAATATATATAGCTAGGAAGGATATTAACTAATCACTTCCACATAATATAcatgaattaaaaaaattgatgaatCCCATCTAGGCCATCCATATATATTTGTAAATTATGAACAAGCGAGCTCTCTACTTCCGAGAAATCTCATGCACGGaaataaaatttacaatttcgttttaaaaatattttttgttcatTAAACAAAAGCTCTACCTAGCTAGGTTCTCTATAAATACCCCTTCACAATCACACCATGCACATTGTGAAAAAGTAACCCAAAGCAAATAAATTAAAGCGCTGCCACCAAAACCAAAAGAAAGAATCAAAAAATTTGTAGGATCAAATCGAGAGGTGTCGAAATGGATCCTAACAATGGAGAGAGTAGCAAGCATCGATCTGGGAAGAAGGGAAGCGTTATTCCTAAAGAAAAGGAGCATATTTCAACAAAGATGGGGAAGAAAATAGCAGAGTATGGAGGAAACAATGTCAAGTCCGCTGTTGAGACTTGAGGCTGTCAAATCTCACAAGAACAAGGGCAAAATAAATCCTCAAGATCAGTGAAGACTAATTAAATGTGTAatatgtgtgtgtgcgtgtgcgTGCATGTATAAATCTTGTGTTTAGGCAACAACATATTGAATAATGTCATGGAATGTGCATATCTATCTATCGTCAATGGTTGCAtgttttattgtgtttaattCTATTTATGTGTTTAGTGAATTTAAATGTAATAATAAAGCAATTTGATTATTTCAGGTAGCTAGTCATTCTTTTCATTGCACTTTTTTGAAGGGATGAGAAAATGTCTTCAATCTTCTAATAATTCTTCGTACTTAGGATTACTTTAAGACATATAtatgagtgtcacctcatggtggacacattaggtgggcacgatGAGTGGGCAagatatcaaaattatatatatatatatatatatcatttgaaaattgaaattgGATCCATTACCCCCGAGAAAATAGCAAATTAAATTTATGAATATGATTAACGATTAAATTCTTAAActgaaatatattatataaatacgTTAATTATATCATTCAGGAAATTATTTAGTATTCAAGATTATTTTGAAAgtcaaagaatatatatatatatatatatagttttaattctgtatgtttgtcactttgcaattttggtcttttatgtttttatatttcagttttagtcctgcatgttctgatttttggcaatttcggtcctttttattcgaaaatgcttatgtGTCACTGTACATGTCAGCACTAAATTGgtgtcacgtcagcgccacgtcggaaaaaagactaaaattaccaaaaaaataaagatagcggactaaaactgaaatctaaaaatataaaggattgaaatcgcaaagtgacaaacataccggatcaaaaaagtaatttttccaaaaaacattaattaactTTGTTTCTAATATTCCACACatcattttaataaaatataaattaatgtgTGGACCCATATTAAATATGAGTAAATTTATGTGAATGTACATATGAAAATTAATGGCAGTTTGATTCAAGATTATTTTGAATGACATAGAAGTTAATAATATGATATATACATAGATAtgtacacacacacatatatatatatatagaaattttcagctgcccaaccaatgatTCCCAACTCATCaccgacaactaaaacccggtagtgggttttagtgatacgaaatttttttaaaaaaaataactaaaacccggtagtgggttttagtggtcggggacgagttgggcaGGAATAGTTGGGCAGTTGAAAATtactccatatatatatatatatatatatatatatatatatattaattcatAGTATTTTGGGgaaaaaacattaattatttttgtttctaattATTCCACATCATTGCATTAATAAAACATAAATACTCGTTTTATATGTTGCTGTAAGAGAAATCCTTAAACAATTGTTGTCTTCCCACATACAGGTACATGCATGTCGCATGTGAAAAAAATACGaagtttcattttttaaaaaaaaaaaattgaaattatcAACCAATATATAGTTTCGCCATAAATATACAGTTcatatataatctcataacCATATAATTGAAAAATACATATGCTAATGAAGTTGATTATAAATCTATATATACTAGAAAACAATTGCATTGAATTTTGCTACATTATAACTTGCACTGtcttatttttaatcatattaCGCATCAATCCACAGTTTTTTCCACAAATTTTCACcttttcaattttaattaatcatttttcTTTGGATTACCAAACCAGACATCGAAAATGATGATGTGCCACCAAGTATTGATGACATATAGGATGTCATGCATAGCAACACTCCAACTAAAAGGGATtaaattgaataataaaatgtaaatttataGATTAAAACCCTAAAATAATATGACCAAAAGTGATAGACGTACACAGGGGTGGACCCAGAAATTTTTTTCAGGAGAGGCGCAATTAAGGACAGAGCTATATATATGTTGTTCCACCCGGGTGGTCGCTTGGGTGACCTTATAattttgttttctatttttttatacATTAAATTTAGTCCACTATGTCAATATCCCCGtgaacaattttaaaaataaaagataaaatctcAACACATAAAAAAATAGAGAGCTTAGAAAAATTTAGTTTggatagaaataaaaatttgatttcGTTATTGGATACAATTTATAAAACAATCATGAATGTGCATTTTATATCAACTAAAAGACGACCAAAAAAGTTAAAACATTATCATATATTCATAATAATTCATTGTACAATTATTTGATAAGTtgctaaacatattttttttagaatataatagatcaatattaattaaaattgacatgtatcatattttattttattaaaaaaataacataagtATATACTAatgattaatttaaaaatttgacCCTACATGAGTCCGCCTCTGGACGTACATGCAAGTTAAAATaaccaaaatataatttttccagaTATTTTTTAAGATTGCTCAAGATATAAATAAtgcaatatataaatatatatgtacgtATGTGTAGGTGTAGGTGTGTGTAaatgtatatataatttattattttgtatattaatatatataatgcatgaaGGGTGGAAATTAGGTTTGAAACTACCGACattattttaaagaagaaatcaaaatttttgagtcaAACAGCGTACATGTAAATTTGTATCTCGAGGGTTGGACGACGACCAAAGAACCAAATTAAGATTCAGggctaaaatttttaaataaaaataaaatactattcGAATTGTAAGGCTCGATCAATCTATATATGTCGTCAAATAGTTGCTGATTTTCACGAAGAATCTGAaagatttaatattttcatataGTAAACAACGATAGCAATATTTAAACTTTATACACTTGTAAcagtaattaatttatatatattgtgaACGTACAAAACAATTATAATGTACTGATCACCTTAATACATTTTTTGTGAACGTAcaaaacaattatatatatattccaatTTCTTGGAGATTGGAATATAATACATTTTTTTGaccttaattaattttattcttATAATTATGATATCAACAAGAAAATGCCAAGAAAATGTACtggtttaaattaaattatctctTGAGCTCACGTTTAAATTCTGTGGTCATAATTAAGTACTTATACATGGTCAAAAGTTTTTCTTGTTCCGATTCAACAATTTGAAGAATCCAAACTTTGATAGAAATTAATGAAATTTCTTCCTGATTACGCAGTTGCGAACCCGTCTggtcgagtttcttgcaacaaATTAAAGACTTGAGTCCAATTAAATTGATTTGTTTtctaaatattgaaaattaaatttataaaattaataattgaatattagatttttataataataaaacacatTATAGTTggacaaattaaaaataaaaaaaaattaaatatataaatattttaaagtataATAACTTATATGTAAagtctaaaaaaataaaatataaattatttataattcgtTAATTCAGTtaactgattttttttaatgaaaccAATAATCAAGCTGAATTAATCGAAATTTTTTAGaactaaaatcaaatatttgaattaaccAAACTGATCAATTTTCGAATTCATTCAGTGGGTTAATTCGGTTTAACTAATACAATATTCATTCATAATTATCTTGAAATcattaatttcaataataatgtatctactaaatatttttaatcaactGTCTTtctttttgaaattataaaaatgtTAGTTGAAATGAAAcaacaaaatatttgaattatttacgTGTGTTTTCATATTAAGTATTAACATTAATTCGTTGgtgtattattatataatattgaaattaaattataagaaaaaaatgttacaagaaaataataagataaaataataagattttttttaaaattaaaatgtataATAGAAAGACCTAaaagtaaattaaaaaaataaagagagaaaaacccaaaaattttagaaaaaaacctaaaaatatgaataaaaataaataattaaatatttaaaaacaaaaaagaattaaaaaggaaaaaaaaaaaaaaaaatttggctgTGGGGATAAACGATGCCCCCCACAGCATCCCCTACTGTGGCTTAGCCACAGTAGGGGATCCAAATCCCCAAATGTCAGCATTTACATTCTCATATTGGATTTCACACAAAGAAACACAAGAAAAATGCGAactagttttaaaatttcataaattaatGTATCTTAGGACGTCTACAATATTCATAAAATATGAGCAAATGAGCTCTGTTTTCAAGAAATTTCATAGAAATTTACGATtacaattataatatattttttattaaaaaaaaactagggTTTCATTTGCCATGAGTCTTCAAATTATACCAAACGTTTGGTATAATTTGAAGACTCATGAACCCTTCATATTCAGAGACAGTACGTACCTCAAAATAAACACAAGCTACTGCAAAACCAAAAGAAAGAAAGCAAAATTTTGCGGGATCGAATCGAGAGCTACTCGTCAAAATGAATCCTAACAATGGACAGAGCAGCAATCATGGATCATTTTCCAAGCAGGGAAGCGTTATACCTAAAAAAGGGGAGAAAGCCTCCACGAAGGTGGTGAAGACACTTGTGGAGTACCGAGAAACCGCGGCGAAGTCCACTGCTCTGATGCCGTCAAAACTTACAAGAACAAGGGAAAAATAAATCCTGATCGAAACTAATATGTAATGCATTTGAatgtgttatatatataaatatatatatagaatgcATTTCTAGCTAGCAATATGCATATATGTGCATGTGTCAtctgtgtttgcatgattaATTGTGTCTCAGTTTTAGTAATATATGTAATGACTTTAaatgtaataataattaataaaacatgcagCTTGATTATTTCAggtatttttagtttttattgcACATTTTTAAAAGGATCGTATCGAAATTGACGTCCATCTTTATTCTTTACCATTTCAGTAAATTGATACGAATAATGGAGCtaggatttaaaaaaaaaaaaaaaaaaaaaaaagcacacACACACATTTGATACACCCTTAGTTTTGGAAgtgcatatatattttttaaaatatatttaattaagcaACAATCTTgatgttttttgttttgaaaacTGGAAATTTGGGTATGATttctgtaattttttttttaattttattttttgccaATTTAAGTAATTTTCTACTAGAGACGCTCCACACGATAGTATTACGTGCATAATACATGCACGTCAGAAAAATGTTTAAAATTCCCGAACAAAATAGCATAATCAACCAAAAATAATTCGACAATATAGAAAACCAAAATCACTAAGAAGCAAACGTAAAATACTAAAATTGCAATTATCTTATTAAAACAAACTAAATTGCATTTTTATAACAAATTGAAGGACTTGAGCACCACACATGATTTTAAACATCACAATAAATGTATTTTGGAGTGACGTCGTTCAAGAtataatatcaaatcaaatgtaTGAAGATATTTACATAGAATAGTCTCAAATTTACTTACTTACCctttatttcattaaaaaaaaaatttgaatattagaattgtaatttttggcAAATACATGAACACGAGATTTCTTAGAAGATCATCAAGAGTTTACGAATGTGGttgctttatatatatatatatatatatatatatatatatatatatatatacacacacaaaatGTAGAGAATCTTGGGACGATTGGTAACTTAATCATGAAAATTCGTCAAGGTCTTAATTCGCCCAGATTTCTTTCGTTAAATGATCACATGAGACGCACGGCTAATAGGGTGGCTCATTCGTTGGTTCGGAAAGCTTTATgttctttgtctttcttagaATGGTTATCTGGTGTTCTAATGAATTGGTTGTCTGTATTGGTTTCCCAAGATCGGAGAAATTAATTATATGAATGTTTTTattctcaaatatatatatatatatactagcgaCCGAGGCACACGCGATGCGTGTGCGacattaaaattttaagtttattttaataCGATACAATGACATttttataatgaaaattttGTGTGTGATATTTACTTACATTATTTTAATCCGTGTACTTGACAATTTTTTTAGAACAATAATTATATTGAAATCAATATCACCAACTCACCATCACTATGCAAAcataaaaaatgaataaatgattaaaattgaataTCGATCTaccattatttaaaaattattgtaaAAAGAAAATATTCAACATCACCATCACATATACATATCtatttatatgaatcaatttttcaaaacttgtctTCTTATCTGCGACGCTCGTAAAACTGCAGGAATAACAATTATAAACTGATAATTTATTCTATTACATTGAAGTAATATTTAGTAAGAataatatgtaatttatgtaGTACCGTTTTTATGTCAATATCATTGGCAGGTCTGATTTTTTTCCTGTCAATATATAAATAAAGGTAAAAATGCGAGAGTATAATGAAATAATAAGTAaggttattattaatttttcctTTAAACTATAAGCGCATATGTACCtgaacaattttgtttcttctatcTGCCTTCGTTTTGCTATGCCTTTCTTTAAAATTAACGGGATTAAAACTTGTAAAACTTAAATAGACATTAAACACACTGCATCTAAAAAATCTTAAAGAGTATATGTTGGCATACCTTCGTTAGATCCCAGCCTTCAATCCAACCAATTCTCTTcatactataaaaaaaattaaaaaatatataatcttaaCTTTCTACGTTAAAATAAAAGATAGACTGTATAATAAAGTTGCTTACGTATGTCTCTTAATTTTtcgaaatatttttaaaatcaaacGTCCGAAGTCAATTATCTTCATTCCAATTGTGATTTTCCAGCCCAAACCAATAATCCGCGTCCTTGTGGGCTTTAAATTTATCAAAGTCAATGTTAGATGagaattatttataaaattatatgtaattagaattaaaataaaaattaattaaaatataccaTATGCAACATAGCATTCAACCGCAATAAATTTTGTTGATATATTGTAATAGCATCCACATGCATGAACTGAATATTTCTTGTTGCGCCAGTGTTGTACTGCATCTTGAGCTTTATGATGTCGCCtgctattaaaaaaaaagagttgtATAAATTAGTAAATAGATTTTTTaacgaaaatatgaaaacaaaaTAATGATATCTCACATTCATGTTTTTCTCATCAATTTGGAAGCAGTATGTCTCTGTACACAATGTTTTTGGTGTACACCCCTGATCGATTTTGTAACTTTCCATCTTttactaaaatttttgttgatctTTGAGAAATTCCTCTAGAAAGTGCGACATACAGTTGACCATGACTAAACACATGATTACGCAAAAAAATACCAACATTTGGTATTGTTTGACCTTGTGCCTTGTTTATGGTAAGAGCAAAACTTAATCTTATGGGATATTGTCTGCGTGTCAGTTCAAATGGCAGTCCTgaattttcttcacttttcatAGGCATTCGATGAAGAAAATATCGTGTACCCTTGTGAGGACCTGTTATGATTTCTGCATCTATGAAGTTCCTCCCAAGATTGCGACATATTAATCTTGTTCCATTGCAGAGTCCGAGTTCAGGTGCAACATTCCGTAAGAGCATAATTGGACATCCTACTTTCAATGTGATTCGATGAGGTGGCAAACCACTCGGACAAAGAGAATTCAAAAACTCTTCTTGAAAAAGATTGTTGTTATCATCTTCTACGGAGTCCCAAGATGTGTATAATATTTCTTTTCcgggaaattttaaaatgagaATTTCATTGATTTCATCAACATCTACATTTTTTGTAGTGATAATAGCTCTGTCAACCATGTAATTTGCATCATGTACATGGGCTGACATATTTGGAAAAACAGAATCAATCAATTGCTGAATTGAATTTTCACTTTCCCATGGTATGATCATCGAATTCGgcaactttataaaattaccaCCTACGTTTTCTTCTAAACCATCACCAACCCGTAAAAGAAATTGTGAGAACTCAATATCTTGGGCAGATCTCATATTTTGTTGTAAGTGTAATATCTTCACTGAATTCCAAAACGATGACCTTGAAATGCTGGCAGCAATTTGATCTCTCATTGATCCTCGTTTAACAACTGGTAATACTTGCCTAAAGTCACCACCAAAAATTATAGTCTTTCCTCCAAATGGCAATTGGTTATCCATTATATCTTGGAAAGTTTGACTGACAGCTTCAAAAGCATAACGATTTGCCATTGGAGCCTCATCCCATACCACAGTTGTTGCACGTCTTATTAACTCTGCAAGATCTGACTGCTTGTTAATCTTGCAAAGTGTTGATGTTGTGGGTCTTAGTGGTATTTGGAGGCGTGAATGTGCAGTCCTACCACCGGGTAACAATGTTGCAGCAATTCCAGAAGTTGCTACTGCAATTGCAATTTTACCATTTTTTCGTAATTGTGCCAAAATTGATCGATAAAGAAAAGTTTTACCAGTTCCACCTGGACCATCAATGAAGAAAAGGTTTGAGTGATTGCACATAATACTTTCCATTATAGTATCAAAAGCCATCTTTTGATGCGCATTTAAATGTATGATAGATCTCAAATCTTCTTCAGGTATTTCGATCGATAGCTCATCCTCGATTATTCTCGGCAGTGGGGAATCTCCTAAGAAGTCGGTACTTATTGGTGGCAAATCAAAGtcatccaatttttttttatattgatgCAGCAATCGTCGTATCTCAAGAAGcaatttatttgtgataaatAAACTAATTCCTGAAATAGATCTACCATAATCTTCAGACATATATAGGTTAAACTCGTCCCAAAGTTCTCTAACTCCTGTTGGTTGGCAGAACACTAATATGGACACAAACAACCTTCTTAATGAAGATGGCATGTTAGAAGAACATGCTTCCTGCAAGCATTGACGAATATAATCATCTTGTTGGAGAAGACCCCTCATTTCAGCTGCTTCTTTGAATGTTGTATATGTAATCCCATTTACTTCTCTAAGTTCCTCAAAAGAACTTGGCCCTTTAACATGGTTCAAAAGTATACGGAGGTAAAACCTGTCGCCTTCAGATGGTGAAACAACATATATCCTTCCAACAACTTTATTTTGACTACGTCGACGTGTCCAATTTTTTCCAGATTGTATCCACGCATAATGTTGTGGAAACTCCCGATATAAGTACTTCTCAACCATGGTAGGATTAGAAttcattttgaaaaattcagtaAGCATAGTCTTCGAATTGTCGTCATTTGCAAGTATATCGCCTAATGATTGCTCTGGATTGAAACGGATTAACTGCTCATTTGGTAAATGTATTTGCAACCGAATAACTGAAGGATAAATCCTACTGAATTCAAATGAATAAATTCTCCATAGTGCCTCAGGAGGGCAAATCCACCTTCCATCCACATACTGTTGGATTTCATCACAATTTTGTCTATTACGTAACTCTAACGCAACACGATCAGGTCCTTTGTGAATGTATTTGTATATGTATTTGACACATTTAATACCCCCACATACTTCAACATTAATATGGCAATCATATTTCAACAGAAGCCACGGATTGTAAGGGACAACCCAACCATTGTCAATGATGACTTGATCGTTGTTGTTAGATACAACTCGCATACCTTCACGTCTCTGATACAAAGGATATGAGTCATTACCTCGAGAAGTATATGCGACAAATGGTTTTGGGAAGTTCTTTTTGCACTTACCATCTTTCATACATGGACTATGAGGATTGATTAAACCACACGGTCCATGTATCATATGGTGTTTAACAGCTTCATATAGACTGGGTTCATCTCTTTCTGAAGGTATTTCTGCACGCACAATTGAGTCAAAGTCGTTTGGAGAATGTAACTTATCAATGTTGTCAAATATAACCAACATGTGCACATGAGGCAGTCCCCTCTTTTGATATTCGATGACATATGAGTAAGAGCGAACTCTTCCTACAACTCCTCTATCCACCACATCTTTCTTAAATTCAtcgaattttattttgaatatccTTGTAATCAAATCTGGACGATCTTGGGGAGATTGCCCGGGAAGTAGTTGCTCTTTTATTTCATGCCAATTAGGATTGCATGTCATTGTAATCATTAAATCTGGCTTCCCATATGTTTGTACCAAAGTCATTGCATCTTGGTATCGTTGATACATATCGCGTGGGCTTCCAACGAATGTTGATGGTAGTACTATTCTGTGACCCACATTTCCTGTATAATATATTTGTTAGCACATCAGcagtaaatattttttaaaaaaaatgttagtttgaaattaaatttttataccTGCGTTATTCTCTCCCCCATTTAAACAATCTTGTAGCCCTTGATAAAGGTCAGAACGGATGTTGCTTTGATTAGTACGGATCCACCTTAGTCTATGTGTTTCAATCTTTACGTAGTTGTCAACTACGTATTGTTGTAGGAGCCGACCTCCGCGAAGTAGTAATGATGAAGAATTATCTCGTATCTAGAACAAAAGGATGGTTTTCATAACTTTATAGATATATCAATATTTGAAGTTaagaaataatttatttgttgaTTAAGCATAGGGTGGTATGTTATTCTGCTAACCTGTAGCATATATGCGTAGTAGTTTAAGCATGTAACCCGGGAACCATCGTTGTTTTTGCTGTTTGTATCCCAACCATACGTACCATATGGCAAAAGGAGAGGATACTGTAGGGGATCATAATAACCAACAATATCTTGGATATTCATAAGATGACCACCAATTCCTTGTATAATAATGTCACGACTACTCAAGTTATAGGAACATTCATTGTCAACGATAACAGCAGCAACCTGAGATGCCGTCGGTAAATTGTATTGACGTTGATTAGGTTGTTGTTCCTTTATGATGAGCTTGCAGCTAGGTATGTCTTCACATCTGCCAATTTGCCGAAATACATGCACGAATGGATTGTATAGATCGAGGATGTTTTGTATTTTTATGAGCACCTCTCGTCGTAATCCTTGATTTTCTTCAAGtctattatttatttcatgatcTGTGTCTACAATCCACATCTGCATGTACCTCGGCCTAGAATTTTCATTTGGTAGAAGACTTCCGATTGAGTGATATATTGACCCATGAGCACGAAATGTATAAATTCCATTTGAACCGGTTGCCAAAGATTCATCTATACTGACTCCCATCGATGTGAAAGAGAAAACATGATTATAAGCTCTAATATGCTGTCTGAAATGTCTACTCTGTTCATTGTTCTCATTATATAGCTCTTGCAATTCAATTGGAGATTGTATAAGATGTAATTTGGTACGGCCATTTCTACAGCATAGTTGAGATGTTTCACTATGGAACAATAAAGCTTCACAATATGGACAATGGGTTGGATTGGGCAAATTCCATTGACCATTATGTTGACTCTCATGGACATTTCTTGCCAAATTATGATATCGACGTGGACGTGAACCTCGTCGATCATTAGCAATTATGTTGTTTTCACTATTTCTTGTTCCTGTAGTCATATATAGCTCAATGTagt
It encodes:
- the LOC140889163 gene encoding uncharacterized protein translates to MGVSIDESLATGSNGIYTFRAHGSIYHSIGSLLPNENSRPRCEDIPSCKLIIKEQQPNQRQYNLPTASQVAAVIVDNECSYNLSSRDIIIQGIGGHLMNIQDIVGYYDPLQYPLLLPYGTYGWDTNSKNNDGSRVTCLNYYAYMLQIRDNSSSLLLRGGRLLQQYVVDNYVKIETHRLRWIRTNQSNIRSDLYQGLQDCLNGGENNAGNVGHRIVLPSTFVGSPRDMYQRYQDAMTLVQTYGKPDLMITMTCNPNWHEIKEQLLPGQSPQDRPDLITRIFKIKFDEFKKDVVDRGVVGRVRSYSYVIEYQKRGLPHVHMLVIFDNIDKLHSPNDFDSIVRAEIPSERDEPSLYEAVKHHMIHGPCGLINPHSPCMKDGKCKKNFPKPFVAYTSRGNDSYPLYQRREGMRVVSNNNDQVIIDNGWVVPYNPWLLLKYDCHINVEVCGGIKCVKYIYKYIHKGPDRVALELRNRQNCDEIQQYVDGRWICPPEALWRIYSFEFSRIYPSVIRLQIHLPNEQLIRFNPEQSLGDILANDDNSKTMLTEFFKMNSNPTMVEKYLYREFPQHYAWIQSGKNWTRRRSQNKVVGRIYVVSPSEGDRFYLRILLNHVKGPSSFEELREVNGITYTTFKEAAEMRGLLQQDDYIRQCLQEACSSNMPSSLRRLFVSILVFCQPTGVRELWDEFNLYMSEDYGRSISGISLFITNKLLLEIRRLLHQYKKKLDDFDLPPISTDFLGDSPLPRIIEDELSIEIPEEDLRSIIHLNAHQKMAFDTIMESIMCNHSNLFFIDGPGGTGKTFLYRSILAQLRKNGKIAIAVATSGIAATLLPGGRTAHSRLQIPLRPTTSTLCKINKQSDLAELIRRATTVVWDEAPMANRYAFEAVSQTFQDIMDNQLPFGGKTIIFGGDFRQVLPVVKRGSMRDQIAASISRSSFWNSVKILHLQQNMRSAQDIEFSQFLLRVGDGLEENVGGNFIKLPNSMIIPWESENSIQQLIDSVFPNMSAHVHDANYMVDRAIITTKNVDVDEINEILILKFPGKEILYTSWDSVEDDNNNLFQEEFLNSLCPSGLPPHRITLKVGCPIMLLRNVAPELGLCNGTRLICRNLGRNFIDAEIITGPHKGTRYFLHRMPMKSEENSGLPFELTRRQYPIRLSFALTINKAQGQTIPNVGIFLRNHVFSHGQLYVALSRGISQRSTKILVKDGKLQNRSGVYTKNIVYRDILLPN